A DNA window from Helianthus annuus cultivar XRQ/B chromosome 15, HanXRQr2.0-SUNRISE, whole genome shotgun sequence contains the following coding sequences:
- the LOC110911662 gene encoding phytochrome E, with product MVSAEEATINNNKITGATSSSSGGSNMNPANKNPTLAQYGADARLVSEFEQSVGSGKSFNYTTLLTHAPKPVAEQEMTDYLSRIQRGGLVQPFGCMIAVEEPTFRIISFSENCFSMLGLNPDDFMNTLIGIDARTLFTSTSRASLERAVGSREITLLNPIWVHSKTTRKLFYAILHRIDVGVVIDLEPANSSDPTLLLSGAVQSQKLVVRAISRLQSLPSGDIGAMCDTIVEEVQKLTGYDRVMVYRFHDDDHGEVVSEIRRSDLEPYLGLHYPATDIPQAARFLFKQNRVRIIVNCHAKSVPVIQSEDLKQPLCLVNSTLRAPYGCHAVYMANMNSIASLVMAILINNNESTKLWGLVACHHTTPRHIPFPLRYACEFLMQSMGLQLYMELKLAEQKAEKKILRMQTTLCDMLLRDDPFRIITQSPSIMDLVKCDGAALYYDEKVWLLGVTPNESQVKDLVKWLCDEHKDSAGFSTESLLNSGYPDAVLLGDAVCGMAAARITSKDFLFWFRSHTEKEIKWAGSKHHPEDEDDDEKMHPRSSFKAFREVVKSRSLPWEVSELNVIHSLQLIMGTSAQNVADNGGGVRVKKHGQHSESDGQWVDETSSVACEMVRLIETASVPIFGVDASSLINGWNGKIAELTGVKASEAMGKSLIDVFVHETSRGVVEDLIYRGLQGEEKKNIELKLQKVGTHQQNKALIYIIANTCTSRDYMNNVVGVCFVGQDVTNEKVIMGKFSRMEGDYNAIIQMLNPLIPPLFASNETACCSEWNAAMEKLTGYTRHEVLGKVLPGEVFGGLCKLKGEDTMRKFMILLYRAINGHDSADVPFEFFGKDGNLVEVYLTTNKRVVENGEVIGCFCFLRTSVQMYLGDGKNDQEFVLKRNDLGYIKQEIKNPLNGLRFTHKLLEDSAISDDQKQYLETSGACERQIASIIEIMDVKSIEEGNVELNLDQFVMENLLDAIVSQVMIVLKEKDIPLVHEIPNHVKMLDLVGDQIKLQIILSDFLISIVNHAPSPDGWVEIKVSPGLRMIQNGQEFIHLQFRMTHPGPGLPADIIRDMYEERKQWGTEEGLALNLSRKLLHIMKGRVHYVRDDDKCCFIIDIELKTRK from the exons ATGGTGAGTGCAGAGGAAGCAACCATTAACAATAACAAGATCACTGGtgcaacttcatcatcatcagGTGGAAGCAACATGAACCCTGCAAATAAAAACCCAACCTTGGCTCAATATGGTGCAGATGCTAGACTGGTTTCAGAGTTTGAACAGTCTGTTGGGTCTGGTAAATCTTTTAACTACACAACTTTGCTTACACATGCACCAAAACCTGTTGCTGAACAAgaaatgactgattatttgtcaAGGATTCAAAGGGGTGGTTTAGTTCAACCTTTTGGTTGTATGATTGCTGTTGAAGAACCCACTTTTAGAATCATTAGTTTTAGTGAAAACTGTTTTAGTATGTTGGGTTTGAACCCTGATGATTTCATGAACACTTTAATTGGGATAGATGCTAGAACCCTTTTTACTTCTACTTCTAGGGCTTCTTTAGAAAGAGCTGTAGGGTCTAGAGAGATCACTTTGTTAAACCCTATTTGGGTTCATTCGAAAACTACCCGTAAACTGTTTTACGCGATTCTGCATAGGATTGATGTGGGTGTTGTGATTGATTTAGAGCCAGCTAACTCTAGTGACCCCACGTTATTGCTTTCGGGTGCGGTTCAGTCGCAAAAACTTGTCGTTAGAGCGATTTCCAGGTTGCAGTCTCTCCCGAGTGGTGATATTGGGGCTATGTGTGACACCATTGTTGAAGAAGTACAAAAGCTTACGGGTTATGATCGGGTTATGGTTTATCGGTTTCATGATGATGATCATGGTGAAGTTGTTTCGGAAATTCGAAGGTCTGATTTAGAGCCGTATTTAGGGTTACATTATCCTGCAACAGATATCCCACAAGCTGCTCGATTTTTGTTTAAACAGAACCGGGTAAGAATAATCGTCAATTGTCACGCGAAATCAGTTCCCGTGATTCAAAGTGAGGACTTAAAACAACCACTTTGTTTGGTCAACTCTACCCTTCGGGCCCCGTATGGCTGCCATGCGGTTTACATGGCTAACATGAATTCTATCGCGTCGTTGGTGATGGCAATACTTATAAACAACAACGAATCGACGAAATTATGGGGCTTGGTGGCCTGCCATCATACTACGCCACGTCATATACCGTTCCCGCTTCGTTACGCTTGTGAGTTTTTAATGCAGTCAATGGGTTTGCAGCTCTACATGGAGCTCAAACTAGCCGAACAAAAAGCGGAGAAAAAGATCCTCCGTATGCAGACCACCTTATGCGACATGCTCCTGCGAGATGACCCTTTTCGGATCATAACTCAGTCTCCAAGTATAATGGATTTAGTCAAATGTGACGGTGCAGCTTTATACTACGATGAAAAAGTCTGGTTACTCGGTGTAACACCGAATGAATCACAAGTTAAAGATTTGGTTAAATGGTTGTGTGACGAACATAAGGATTCTGCAGGGTTCAGTACCGAGAGTTTGTTGAATTCTGGTTATCCTGATGCGGTTTTGCTTGGTGATGCGGTTTGTGGTATGGCGGCTGCAAGAATTACTTCAAAAGATTTCTTGTTTTGGTTCCGATCACATACGGAAAAAGAGATTAAATGGGCGGGGTCTAAACATCATCCTGAAGATGAAGACGATGATGAGAAAATGCATCCGCGATCTTCATTCAAGGCGTTTCGTGAAGTTGTGAAAAGTAGAAGTTTGCCGTGGGAGGTTTCCGAGCTCAACGTGATTCATTCGTTGCAGTTGATTATGGGAACATCAGCTCAAAATGTTGCGGATAATGGTGGTGGTGTTAGAGTGAAGAAACATGGTCAACATAGTGAGAGTGATGGTCAATGGGTGGATGAAACTAGTTCGGTTGCTTGCGAAATGGTGAGATTGATTGAAACGGCATCTGTTCCTATTTTTGGCGTTGATGCTTCGAGCTTGATTAACGGGTGGAATGGGAAAATTGCAGAGTTGACTGGAGTCAAAGCTAGTGAAGCCATGGGAAAATCTTTGATTGATGTATTCGTTCATGAAACGTCACGTGGGGTTGTTGAAGATCTTATTTATAGAGGTTTGCAAG gtgaagaaaagaaaaacattgaATTGAAACTACAAAAAGTCGGCACGCACCAGCAGAACAAAGCGCTAATATACATTATCGCTAATACATGCACAAGCAGGGACTACATGAACAATGTGGTTGGTGTATGCTTCGTTGGTCAAGACGTTACAAACGAGAAAGTTATCATGGGTAAATTCAGTCGTATGGAAGGAGATTATAACGCGATTATCCAAATGCTAAATCCTTTAATTCCTCCTTTATTCGCTTCAAATGAAACCGCGTGTTGTTCTGAATGGAATGCAGCCATGGAAAAGCTTACCGGTTATACGAGACATGAAGTTCTCGGAAAAGTGCTTCCCGGTGAAGTTTTTGGCGGTTTATGTAAACTTAAAGGTGAAGATACAATGAGAAAGTTTATGATTTTGTTGTATAGAGCGATCAACGGACACGATTCAGCGGATGTACCGTTTGAGTTTTTTGGAAAAGATGGGAATCTTGTGGAGGTTTACTTGACAACAAACAAACGAGTTGTGGAAAACGGAGAAGTGATTGGGTGTTTTTGTTTTTTGAGGACTAGTGTACAGATGTATTTAGGAGACGGTAAAAATGATCAAGAATTTGTGTTGAAACGAAATGATTTAGGGTATATTAAGCAAGAAATAAAGAACCCGTTAAACGGGCTACGTTTTACTCATAAACTTCTTGAAGACTCGGCTATTTCGGATGATCAAAAGCAGTATCTTGAGACAAGTGGTGCTTGTGAAAGACAAATTGCGTCAATCATTGAAATTATGGATGTAAAAAGTATCGAAGAAGG CAATGTGGAGCTGAACTTGGACCAATTTGTGATGGAGAATCTTTTAGACGCGATCGTGAGCCAAGTAATGATTGTGTTGAAGGAAAAGGATATTCCATTGGTTCATGAAATACCTAATCACGTCAAAATGCTCGATCTTGTAGGCGATCAAATTAAGCTTCAGATAATCTTGTCGGATTTCT
- the LOC110911663 gene encoding CTD small phosphatase-like protein 2 isoform X1, which produces MPSPKMKMKSTTGCSREKNGLHVCQKSNKISKNSSPQVKSLQQEIQLETCVSSKKDVFFCNEAIVQEVRTDETNCCEMLDEESIQDNTQTNCSSVVDTIFSPIPESIDYNSEATSSGDAGSENNLEVSGDKDSDGINEVSCEYQSCNVSDFFISDMIVSSSPIEDRTCLPDFGCDESSIFLDDEYMLLPFLEDSNDCDDNVKSCSEPVMASEDSNLYLSIHQLRSCNQDPYDYPDWDPSECFDPQSFIKNLPDFSDAETNLCPTVSPSERKTVTLVLDLDETLVHSTLDHCDDADFSFPVFFDFKEHTVYVKQRPYLKDFLERVSEMFQIVIFTASQSVYAKQLLDILDPDGKIISRRAYRESCTFADGNYTKDLTVLGVDLAKVVIIDNCPQVFQLQVNNGIPIKSWFSDPSDCALITLLPFLERLADAEDVRPIIAKRFGEMRIFNGSIAKCHSNRYFILFNCKFSTMI; this is translated from the exons ATGCCATCACCAAAGATGAAAATGAAGTCAACCACGGGCTGTTCGAGAGAAAAGAACGGCCTCCAtgtttgtcaaaagtcaaacaagatATCCAAGAACTCTTCGCCACAAGTTAAAAGTCTTCAACAAGAAATTCAACTTGAGACATGTGTTTCTAGTAAAAAGGATG TTTTTTTCTGCAATGAAGCTATCGTGCAGGAAGTTAGAACCGATGAAACTAACTGTTGTGAAATGCTAGATGAAGAAAGCATTCAG GATAATACACAAACCAATTGCTCTTCAGTCGTAGATACTATCTTTTCACCCATCCCCGAGTCCATTGATTATAACAGTGAAGCAACTTCTTCTGGTGACGCcg GGAGTGAAAACAACCTTGAAGTCTCAGGAGATAAAGATAGTGACGGTATAAATGAAGTTTCATGTGAATATCAAAGTTGTAATGTATCAGATTTCTTCATTTCAGACATGATAGTTTCCAGCTCACCCATCGAAGACAGAACCTGCTTACCAGATTTTGGATGTGATGAATCAAGCATATTTTTAGACGATGAATATATGCTACTTCCTTTTCTTGAGGATAGCAATGACTGTGATGACAACGTAAAAAGCTGTTCGGAACCTGTAATGGCCTCAGAAGATTCAAATTTGTATCTGTCGATTCATCAGTTGAGATCATGCAATCAGGATCCATATGATTATCCTGATTGGGACCCATCGGAATGCTTCGATCCACAATCGTTTATTAAAAACCTGCCTGATTTTTCCGACGCGGAAACAAATTTATGTCCCACCGTATCGCCTTCGGAAAGAAAAACTGTCACACTGGTGCTGGATTTAGATG AAACACTGGTGCACTCTACATTAGACCATTGCGATGATGCAGACTTCAGTTTTCCAGTATTTTTTGACTTCAAAGAGCATACTGTTTACGTGAAGCAGAGGCCTTACCTCAAAGATTTCTTGGAACGGGTCTCAGAAATGTTTCAAATTGTGATTTTTACAGCCAGCCAAAGCGTTTATGCAAAACAACTTTTGGACATATTGGATCCAGATGGAAAAATCATTTCTCGCCGAGCTTATAGAGAATCATGTACCTTTGCAGATGGAAATTATACCAAGGATCTAACCGTTTTAGGTGTTGATCTTGCCAAAGTTGTCATTATTGATAATTGCCCACAG GTTTTTCAGTTGCAAGTGAATAATGGGATTCCAATAAAGAGTTGGTTTAGTGATCCGTCAGATTGTGCGTTAATTACTCTACTACCCTTCCTGGAGAGACTAGCAGATGCTGAAGATGTTCGTCCAATAATTGCCAAGAGATTCG GTGAAATGCGGATCTTTAATGGATCGATAGCCAAATGCCATTCTAATCGgtattttattctttttaattgTAAATTTTCTACCATGATATAG
- the LOC110911663 gene encoding CTD small phosphatase-like protein 2 isoform X2 has translation MPSPKMKMKSTTGCSREKNGLHVCQKSNKISKNSSPQVKSLQQEIQLETCVSSKKDVFFCNEAIVQEVRTDETNCCEMLDEESIQDNTQTNCSSVVDTIFSPIPESIDYNSEATSSGDAGSENNLEVSGDKDSDGINEVSCEYQSCNVSDFFISDMIVSSSPIEDRTCLPDFGCDESSIFLDDEYMLLPFLEDSNDCDDNVKSCSEPVMASEDSNLYLSIHQLRSCNQDPYDYPDWDPSECFDPQSFIKNLPDFSDAETNLCPTVSPSERKTVTLVLDLDETLVHSTLDHCDDADFSFPVFFDFKEHTVYVKQRPYLKDFLERVSEMFQIVIFTASQSVYAKQLLDILDPDGKIISRRAYRESCTFADGNYTKDLTVLGVDLAKVVIIDNCPQVFQLQVNNGIPIKSWFSDPSDCALITLLPFLERLADAEDVRPIIAKRFGRFVLTSDRFQSP, from the exons ATGCCATCACCAAAGATGAAAATGAAGTCAACCACGGGCTGTTCGAGAGAAAAGAACGGCCTCCAtgtttgtcaaaagtcaaacaagatATCCAAGAACTCTTCGCCACAAGTTAAAAGTCTTCAACAAGAAATTCAACTTGAGACATGTGTTTCTAGTAAAAAGGATG TTTTTTTCTGCAATGAAGCTATCGTGCAGGAAGTTAGAACCGATGAAACTAACTGTTGTGAAATGCTAGATGAAGAAAGCATTCAG GATAATACACAAACCAATTGCTCTTCAGTCGTAGATACTATCTTTTCACCCATCCCCGAGTCCATTGATTATAACAGTGAAGCAACTTCTTCTGGTGACGCcg GGAGTGAAAACAACCTTGAAGTCTCAGGAGATAAAGATAGTGACGGTATAAATGAAGTTTCATGTGAATATCAAAGTTGTAATGTATCAGATTTCTTCATTTCAGACATGATAGTTTCCAGCTCACCCATCGAAGACAGAACCTGCTTACCAGATTTTGGATGTGATGAATCAAGCATATTTTTAGACGATGAATATATGCTACTTCCTTTTCTTGAGGATAGCAATGACTGTGATGACAACGTAAAAAGCTGTTCGGAACCTGTAATGGCCTCAGAAGATTCAAATTTGTATCTGTCGATTCATCAGTTGAGATCATGCAATCAGGATCCATATGATTATCCTGATTGGGACCCATCGGAATGCTTCGATCCACAATCGTTTATTAAAAACCTGCCTGATTTTTCCGACGCGGAAACAAATTTATGTCCCACCGTATCGCCTTCGGAAAGAAAAACTGTCACACTGGTGCTGGATTTAGATG AAACACTGGTGCACTCTACATTAGACCATTGCGATGATGCAGACTTCAGTTTTCCAGTATTTTTTGACTTCAAAGAGCATACTGTTTACGTGAAGCAGAGGCCTTACCTCAAAGATTTCTTGGAACGGGTCTCAGAAATGTTTCAAATTGTGATTTTTACAGCCAGCCAAAGCGTTTATGCAAAACAACTTTTGGACATATTGGATCCAGATGGAAAAATCATTTCTCGCCGAGCTTATAGAGAATCATGTACCTTTGCAGATGGAAATTATACCAAGGATCTAACCGTTTTAGGTGTTGATCTTGCCAAAGTTGTCATTATTGATAATTGCCCACAG GTTTTTCAGTTGCAAGTGAATAATGGGATTCCAATAAAGAGTTGGTTTAGTGATCCGTCAGATTGTGCGTTAATTACTCTACTACCCTTCCTGGAGAGACTAGCAGATGCTGAAGATGTTCGTCCAATAATTGCCAAGAGATTCG GTAGATTTGTGCTGACTTCTGACAGATTTCAAAGTCCTTAA